The DNA window CAATCAATGAATCTTTAGATTGTAGTATTTCAACGATATCTTCTGGCTGATTTGTGTCGCTTTCCTCGATATGTTTATCCGTATCTAGTTTTCGCACTCTCGGAATTGGGAGTCTGTAGCCTTTCTGTTGTAGCTGATATTCGGGGCAGAGCTCCTTAAGCTTATTTCGGATAACCTGCTCCGCCTCCTCAAAGGCTTCATGGAGAGGGCGTTTGATAACCGTAGAAACTTTACTGGACGCGGCCGCAATACCAAGCCCTTCACGCAGCTTCGTGACGTAGCCAACGAATTCAGGGTTCGCCAATTGAAGTTTCAAAAAGTGCGCTGCGTTCGATGCTGCGATCTTTCTCACAGCACCCTTCGAAACTGATTCAAGCTGGTTCTTGGAGGTGTCGGCGTGATCCGAGATGCCGCGTATGGCCAGGGCCCTAATTGAATGTTGAGAAGCTCTCTCGAAGACCGAACCACTTTCGGTCTCAACGGCCATTACTTTCCTATCAACATCTCTTAGTTTTTTGTTGTATTCTTCGCTTTTTGTAACAAACGCGCAAGCTATGACACCTTCTACCGCCTTAGGCTCGGTCAGAGTCTCCTTTCGGCCGTTTCTTCCGGGTACGTCTCCGGGCACCAACTTTCCAGCAAATGTTCCTCGCCCAGCTTGCCACTCCTTATAGAGCGGCTTAAGATTTTTTTTCATCCTTATAAAATTTAGGGCGGCGATGAGTGGTCTGTCCGCTTTATAATGAGACGGTGAAAACTCCAAATTTAAGTTACCGTTCTCTAGGTCGCTAGCCTTAACGTTATCCAAAACATCAAAAACATGAGTGCTGTAGCAAACGTCGCCTAAGCATAGATCATCAGTCAATGACCCGGCAATTCCAAGGCATATGACCAGTCCGATGTCAAATTCTGTAAGCAGCGATGCAACTGCGTTGCCAGCGTGCGTTCGCCCCATGCCCTCTTGCTTTACAAATATCATGGATAGGTCATCGTTCGGCATGACGACCGATGATCTGAATAGTATATCTGTCGAAAAATCTTCGTCTAAATCAAAGGCTTCTGTAAATTGCTCGCATTCTTCTTCGAGTGGAATGACGACGGCAATATCGAAACGGCGACGAGTTTTGCTAGGCGATTCCATCAACTTGAGCCATCCCCAGGAAAGAGCTTTCGCCCTTTGCTTTAACGGCGAACCCGGCGGATATGCAACTTTTATAATAACTTATAGAGATAATACGTTCGGTGACGCGATGGAAAATTGCACGCGTGGGCCGACTAGTTTGGGCAACTCATACCAGATTTGACGCCCACGCTAGACGATACGGACTCTTCCAAACAAGTGTTTGGCACATTGAGCAAAGTGCCTGTTGGTTCGCGATGGATTACGTCGATTATGCCCTGAGATTGTGGTTCTTAGGCAGAAAAGCCTCTCAACGCGCCTCCCCCTAGCCACCCATCCACCCCAACCACACCACCCCGAACGCAATCGACAGCACCGTCAGCGGCGCGCCGACCCGGAAATACGGCCAGAAGCCGATGATGATGCCGCGTTGGCGGGCGCGTTGGGCGACGATGAGGTTGGCGACGGAGCCGATCAGGGTGAAGTTGCCGGCCAGCGTCGAGGCCATGGCGATGGCGAGCCAGGCGCGCTCTGGGTCCGCGAGGCCGGCGACGAAGGGTTTCAGCACCAGCACGGCCGGCACGTTGCTGACGATGTTGGAGAGCACCGCCGTCACGGTGGCCAGGATCGGCAGGCTGGCGAGGTTGAGCTTGCCGACCTCAGCCACGGCGTCGGGCGTCAGCACCGTTTTTTCCAGGCCGGCGACCACGATGAACAGGCCGATGAACATCACCAGGAGCGGCCAATCGATGTCGAAATAGACCTTCTCCGGCTTCACCCGCCGGGTGACCAGCATCAGCGCGCCGGCCAGGATCGCCACCTGGGCGATCGGCAGGCCGACGAAGAACAGCACGATCATCGCCACCACCGTCAGCACCGTGCGCCACACCAGGGCGCGGTGGTAGCGGCTCGGCTGCGGGGCGGCGGCGGCCAGCTTCTGCTTGGTCAGGAACTCGGAGCGATAGATCAGCGCGATGAGGATGATGGTCAAGAGCAGGCCGACGACGGCGACCGGCGCCAGCGTGCTGACGAAGGTGCCGTAGGGGATGTGGGCCAGCGAGCCGATGATCATGTTCTGCGGGTTGCCGGTGATGGTCGCCACGCTGCCGGCGTTGGACGCCAGGGCGACGGCGAGCAGGTAGGGCACCGGGTTGCGCTCGAGGCGCTGGACGACGTCGACCACCAGCGGCGTCATCACCAGGCAGATGGTGTCGTTGACCAGGAAGGCCGAGAGGATGCCGGTGGTGAGCACGATGGCGGTGAGCAGCACGATTGGGTAGTGGGCGCGGGGGACGACGAAGCCGTTCACCAGGCGGAAGAAGCCTGATAGCCGCAGGTTGGCGACGACGATCATCATGCCGAGCAGCAGGGTGATCGTTTCCATGTCGATGGCCCGATAGGCCTCGTCGAGGGTGAGAACGCCGCAGCCGACCATCAGGCTGCCGCCGAGCAGGGCGGCGCCGGCCCGGTCGAGCCGCCAGCCGGGCAGCTTGCCGACGGCCATGACGAGATAGGTCATTGCAAAGATGAGGATGGCTGCGATCATCGGGGGTCCTCGTGGATTCCCGTACATCTGCCAGAAATCCGGACCAAAGGTTAGAGGATTTCGCGCGCGTCGGGGCCGCGGTCCGCGAAGGCGGGCCGTCGGCGCGGCGCTTGTGCCGAGCCTTTGCGGCGAAAACGGGTCTGCCGGACGGGCAATCGGATGATGTACTGTGGTTCAGGCCACTGGCGTTCAAGAGGATGGGGTCCACGGTGAACCATTTGCTGGCCGAATTCGATGTCGGGTTGCTCTTGACCTTCGATGCCCTGCTCAAGGACAAGAACGTCACCCATGCGGCGGCCCGGCTGAACATCACGCAATCGGCGCTGTCGGCCCGTTTGACGCGGCTCAGGCAGTTGCTGGGCGATCCGCTGTTCATTCCCTCGACCTCGGGGCGCGGCATGGTCGCCTCGCCGCATGCCCTGGCGCTTCAGCCCGAGCTGACGCGGCTCTTGGAGCAGTTGAGCGACTTCATCGGCACGGCCAAGGTGTTCGATCCGGCCACCAGCAAGCGCGTCTTCCGGATCGCCGCCACCGACAATCCGGTGTCGATCCTGGCGCCCGACCTGATCCCGCTGATCAAGTCTAGGGCGCCCGAGGTCAGGATTGCTTTCACCAGCCCCGACAAAGCCCGCATCGCCGAAGCGCTCGAACAGGGCGAGATCGACGTGTTCATCGGCGTCGCCGAGGATGGCGCGCCGGGGCTGATGGCGCGCAAGCTGTTTCAGGAGCGTTTCGTCACCGCCCAGCGGCGCGGCCATCCCAGGGGCAACGGGCCGCTCTCCCTCGACGAATTCTGCGCCCTCGATCATCTGTTGATTTCGACCAGCGGCGGCCACTTTGCCGGCATGGTCGATCAGGCGCTGGCGGAAATCGGGCGGGAACGCCGCGTCAGCGTCTCTGTGCAGAGCTACGCGCTGGCGCCGCTGATCCTCGGCAGCACCGACCTGATCTGTACGCTGCCGCGCCGCTTTCTTCAGCGGTTCGATCAGCTGCTCGATCTCGTCGACGCCCCGATCGAGCTGGCGCCGTTCGAGATGAACCTGTTCTGGCATTCCCGCATGAGCGCCGACGCGGCGCACGCCTGGCTGCGCCAGCAAGTGCTCCGCAGCGCCGGGCAGGCTGGAAGGCCGGACAAGCTGCCCGGCCCCCCGTCTGATTAGAACTGCTGCAGCAGGTAGTCGCCGACCTTGGCCGCCTTGGGGTCGAACAGCGTGTCGAGGCGGGAATTAAGGACGTAGACGTCTTTGCCCACGGTGACAGTGGCCGTCGGCATGGAGAGCTTGCTGGCCTCCGTGCGTGTGATGGTCGCCGACTGCCAGCCATCGCTGGAGGTCAGTTCGACCGTCCGGTTGGCGGCCAGGTTCTGCGCCACCAAGAGGTGCTCGCCGTCGATCAGGTGGATGCCGTCGGCGCCGGTCAGCGCCTCGGGTAGTTTTACCTTGCGGATGTCGGTCGGGTCGGCCGTGCTGATGCGGAACAGCTCGCCGCTGTTGTACTTGCCGACCAACAGATAGCCGTCCTTGTGCCAGGCGATGCCGTTGAGGTTGAAGCCCTCGCCGGAGAGAAACAGCGGACTCTCGGCGAAGATCGACGCTTTGCCGTGGCTGTCGATCTTGTAGATCAGCGGCGCGAAGCTGTCGGTGACATAGGCATTGCCGGCGGCGTCGAGCGCGATGTCATTGGCAAAATGGGCGCCCGGGCTAAGGCTGCCGAGATCGTAGTAGGCCTTGGGCGCGCCGGTGGTGGCGTCATAGGTGGCGATGGCCGCCAGCTTGCCTTGGGTGGCGGCGGCGGTGCGGGCGCCGGCGCCGGGATCGGAATTGGTCACCCAAAGCGTGTTGCTGGCGTCGTCGACCAGCAGACCCACCGTCGAAACCAGACGATCATCCGTGATGAACGGGGCGTAGGCGCCGGCTTTGTCGAGCTTGGCGACGAGGCCCTCTGTCACCGAACCCAGCAGAAACACGCCCTGGTGCGGTGAGTAGGTGACGCTCTCGGGATAGGACTTGTCCGAGGTGAAGGCGATGTCCTGCGCCAGGGCCGGCGAGGCGACGGCGAGCAGGGTGGCCATCGCTATGGAGGCCAGGAGAGTGCGGCGGATCATGTGGTGTTCCTTTCGATCATCGAGGACCATGATCTAGGGCACCGGGAAACGCGGCTGAAATTCCGATCCTCGATACGACCCATCGACGGGCTTAATGGCTTGGGGGATTGGGCAGCCATTCTTTGGGTCGATGGCACCAACGCCCAGCATCAATTTGTTTGGGCCACTCGCGGCAAGGCAAGGTTGGGCCAAGCCGCGATCGCCGCCCAACCGGTCGGCGGAGGGCCAAACCGAGGATCAGATACGATGATCGATTTCTATTTTCACGCGACGCCCAATTCGATGAAGGTGGCGGTGCTCTTGCAGGAGCTTGGCCTGCCGTTCACGGTCAAGCCGGTCGATATTTTCAAGGGCGAGCAGCACGCTTCGACCTTCAAGGCGATCAATCCCAACGCCAAGGTGCCGGCGATCGTCGACGATGGCGTAACCGTCTTCGACTCGCACGCCATCCTCATCTATCTGGCCGGCAAGCACCGGGCCTTCGTGCCGGAGGACCGCGCCGCGTACGCCTGCACGTTGTCGTGGCTGCAACTGGTGGCGACGGGATTGTCGCCGTTTTCCGGCCAGGCCGTTCACTTCCTGCACTACGCACCCGAGCAGCTTCCCTACGCGATCAATCGCTATGTGAAAGAGGTGGCTCGCCACTATTCCGTGCTAGACGAGCGCTTGGGGCAGGCCCGGTATCTGGCCGGCGACAGCTACACCATTGCCGACATGGCGCTGTGGGGCTGGGCGGCATCGGCCGGATACATCTTTGGGGCGGAAGGTTTGGCCGCTTACCCCCATGTCCAGCGCTTCATGGACGACATGGCCGCTCGCCCCGCCATCCAGCGGGCGCTCGACATGAAGGCGGCCCACACCTTCAAGGCCGACCTCGATGCGCAGTCCCGCAAGGCGATGTTCCCGCAGAACGAGCGAGAGGACGCCTGAGGGGAGAGAGCCGGTAGGGCGGGTGGCTGTATCCACCCGCCTCTAGCCGTAAGCCGATCGCCTGACATTGCATTGCAATACCAATAAGAAGTCCGTTATCCAGCAAGACTGTGGCCTGCCGCCATGCATGGGCGGGCCGCGGACAAGAGGTCGGGCGAGCGCTTCGCGGCGGTGTGGTTCGAAGGGGGCACGTCGTAAAACGGAGGGCCGGATTTCCGAGCTGACCCGTTTCATTGACGGTATCTGGCGGCTATCAGATAGTCTCGCCTAGTCGATGCGGGCTGCTTTGACGTGGCCCTCGGGGATATATTTAACATTTATAAATAAAATATCCATTCCCCGTAACATTGATGTAACTTAGCCACATCTCAGATTGTTTCTAGTCTGCATCAACTTTAATGATTGCGGAGCAGCGCGTTGTCAGTGCAATTCTAGATGGAAAATATTCGCTGGTTTGCGATTCATCGGGCGTTTTCTTCGGGGGCATTGGCGTGGTTTTTCAACCTGTTCGGCGGGTCTCCGGGACCGTTCGCCGCATTCAGCTCGCCATCGCCACGGCGCTTTTGTATCTGCTGATGCCGGTGATCGGCGCTTATGCCGCGCCTTCGGTCTATTGTACGACCCAGACCGCGACCGTGAACCAGGGCGGTTCGGTCGTCTTCGACGTCACCAACTGCGATGGGCCGTCCAATGTGGGACTCGGTTCGGATAGCAGTCATCCGGCGCACGGCACAAGTTCGCTCAGTGGCCAATTAGATGGGGCAGGGACGGAGAGAGTCACCTATACCCACAATGGTGATACCGCGACGTCCGACAGCTTCTACTTCTTCGACGAAGATGGCGACACCATCACCTTCAACATCACGATCAACCCGGCGACGTCGGCCAGCATCGCGGTGAGCCCGGCCAGCCGCAACGAAGACAGCGGCGCCGCGTTTACCTATACGGTGACCCTCAGCCAGACCAACGCCTCGTCGACCACGGTGAACCTCACGCGCAGCGGCACCGCCACCAGTGGCACGGATTACACCGGCGCGGTGAGCAGCGTGGTGGTGGCCGCCAATACCAGCACGGCCACCTTTGCCGTCACCCCGGTCGCCGACGCCACGGTGGAAGCCGACGAAACGGTGACCATGAGCGTCGCCAGTGGCAGCGGCTATTCCATTGGCAGCCCCAGCAGTGCCACCGCCACCATCCTCAACGACGACGTGCCTACCGCCACGATTGCCGTGTCGCCCTCCTCCGTGGCCGAGGACGGCGCCACGAACCTGGTTTATACCGTCACGCTGGACCAGACGCCGACGAGCGCGACATCGGTCGGCTTCAGCGTCGGCGGCGGCGCCACCTCGGGCGTCGACTACGCGGCCGTCAGCTCGCCGCTGGTGATCGCCGCCGGCCAGACCAGCGGTACGATCACCATCAATCCGACCGCCGACGGCACCGTCGAGGCGGACGAAACCGTGGCGCTGACGCTGGCGGCCGGCTCCGGCTATAGCGTCGGTTCGCCTTCAAGCGCGACCGGCACCATCCTCAACGACGACCAGCCGTCATTGTCGATCAACGACGTCTCGCTCAGCGAAGGCGACGCCGGCACCAGTTCCGCCACCTTCACCGTATCGCTGAGCCAGCCGGCCGGCGCCGGCGGCGTCAGCTTCGATATCGCCACCGCCGATGGCACCGCCACGGGCGGCGTGGACTACGTGGCTTCGAGCCTGACCGGCCAGACCATCGCCGCCGGCAGCAGCAGCGCCACCTTCACCGTCCAGGTCAATGGCGACACGCTCAACGAGCCGAACGAAACCTTCTTCGTCAACGTTTCCAACGTCTCCGGCGCAAGCGTGGCCGATGCGCAGGGTCAGGGCACCATCGTCAACGACGACGGGCAGCCAACGCTGTCCATCGACGACGTCAGCGTCAACGAAGGCAACAGCGGCACCACCACGGCCACCTTCACGGTGAGCCTGAGCGCGGCCAGCGGCCAGACCGTTTCGGTCAACTACGCCTCCGCCGATGGCACCGCCACCGCCGGCAGCGACTATGTCGCGCGCTCCGGCACGCTGACGTTTGCGCCCGGCACCACCGCGCAGGGCGTGGCGGTGACGATCAATGGCGACACGGCGATCGAGCCCAGCGAAACCTTCAGCGTCAACCTATCCGGCGCCAGCAACGCGACCATCGCCCAGGCCACCGGCACCGGCACCATCCTCAACGACGACGGGCAGCCGTCGTTGTCGATCAACGATGTCTCGCTCAGCGAAGGCAACGCCGGCACCAGCGCCTTCACCTTCACCGTATCGCTGAGCCAGCCGGCCGGCGCTGGCGGGGTCAGCTTCGATATCGCCACCGCCGACGGCACCGCCACGGCCGGCGTCGACTACGTGGCCGCGAGCCAGGCCGGCCAGACCATCGCCGCCGGGGCCAGCAGCGCCACCTTCACCGTTCAGGTCAGCGGCGACACGCTCAACGAGCCGAACGAGACCTTTTTCGCCAACGTCACCAACGTCTCCGGCGCCAGCGTGGCCGATGCGCAGGGTCAGGGCACCATCGTCAACGACGACGGATCGCCGACGCTGTCCATCGACGACGTCAGCGTCAACGAAGGCAACAGCGGCACCACCACGGCCACCTTTACGGTGAGCCTGAGCTCGGCCAGCGGCCAGACCGTCTCGGTCGGTTACGCCTCCGCCGATGGCACCGCCGTCGCCGGCAGCGACTATGTTGCCGTCTCCGGTACGCTGACGTTTGCGCCCGGCACCACCACGAAGACCTTCACGGTGGCGATCGTCGGCGACACCACGGTGGAGCCCGACGAAGCCTTCAGCGTCAACCTATCCGGTGCCAGCAACGCGACCATCGCCCGGGCCACCGGCACCGGTACCGTCAGCAACGACGACGCCGCCGTCACGGTCACGGTCACGGTCGCGCCGGCGACGCTGCCGTCGGCGACGGTGGGCAGCGCCTATAGCCAGACGCTGAGTGCCAGCGGCGGCACCGCGCCCTATAGCTTCGCGATCACGTCCGGCACGCTGCCATCCGGGCTGAGCCTGAGCGGCGCCGGCGTGTTGTCCGGCACACCCACCGCCAGTGGCAACTCCAGCTTTACCGTGACCGCCACCGACAGCGCCGGCAGCCCCGTCAGCGGCGGCCGTGCCTACACGCTGACGATCAGCGCGGCGCCGGCCAGCTTCGTGTTCACGCCATCGGGTGGTGCGTTGCCCGAGGCCATGGTGGGCGAGGACTACAGCCAGGCGATCTCGGCCAGCGGTGGCAGCGGCTCGCTGCTCTACAGCCTTGCTTCCGGCACGCTGCCCGATGGCCTGGTGCTGAACGTCTCCACCGGCGCGCTGACCGGCCCGCTCGCTGCCAGCGCCACGGTGGGCGACTACAGCTTCACCCTTCAGGTGACCGACGGCAACAGTGCCACGGCCACGGCTTCCTTCACGCTCAAGGTCAAGGCCCGCGCCGTCGCGGTGACCGACAAGGTGGTCAACGTGCCGGCCGGCGACGCGCCGCTCAACGTCGACCTGACCCAGGGCGCGACGGGCGGGCCGTTCATCACCAGCGACCTCGTCAGCGTGTCGCCGCCCAATGCCGGCACAGTCTCCATCGTCAACGGCGAGTTCGCGCAGGTGGGGCCGGTAGGCACACTCGGCTGGTATCTGAAGTTCATCCCCAACCCGACCTACAAGGGCCAGGTCACCGTCAGCTACCGCCTGACCAGCGCGCTTGGCGTCTCCAACCTCGGCGTCGTCGTCTACAACGTCGCCTATGAACCCGGCGAGGTGGCGGAGGACATCGACACGCTGGTGCACGGCTTCGTGCAGACGCGGCAGAACCTGATCGCCACCACCGTGGCGGTGCCGGGGCTTCTCGATCGGCGACAGATGGCCGAGGCGCGCTCGCCGATCACTGGCCGGATGTCGCCCGGCGACACCGGCCTCACCACCACATTTGCCACCAGCCTGACGCAGCTTCAGGCGGCCAAGGCCCATGCCGATGGCGTCGAGGCGGGATCGTCGGACTTCAATGCTTGGGTCAATGGCACCTTCATGTTGCACGACCGCGACGAGAACGGCGGCAACTGGGGCAGCTTCGGCATGCTG is part of the Pleomorphomonas sp. PLEO genome and encodes:
- a CDS encoding SLC13 family permease → MIAAILIFAMTYLVMAVGKLPGWRLDRAGAALLGGSLMVGCGVLTLDEAYRAIDMETITLLLGMMIVVANLRLSGFFRLVNGFVVPRAHYPIVLLTAIVLTTGILSAFLVNDTICLVMTPLVVDVVQRLERNPVPYLLAVALASNAGSVATITGNPQNMIIGSLAHIPYGTFVSTLAPVAVVGLLLTIILIALIYRSEFLTKQKLAAAAPQPSRYHRALVWRTVLTVVAMIVLFFVGLPIAQVAILAGALMLVTRRVKPEKVYFDIDWPLLVMFIGLFIVVAGLEKTVLTPDAVAEVGKLNLASLPILATVTAVLSNIVSNVPAVLVLKPFVAGLADPERAWLAIAMASTLAGNFTLIGSVANLIVAQRARQRGIIIGFWPYFRVGAPLTVLSIAFGVVWLGWMGG
- a CDS encoding LysR family transcriptional regulator → MNHLLAEFDVGLLLTFDALLKDKNVTHAAARLNITQSALSARLTRLRQLLGDPLFIPSTSGRGMVASPHALALQPELTRLLEQLSDFIGTAKVFDPATSKRVFRIAATDNPVSILAPDLIPLIKSRAPEVRIAFTSPDKARIAEALEQGEIDVFIGVAEDGAPGLMARKLFQERFVTAQRRGHPRGNGPLSLDEFCALDHLLISTSGGHFAGMVDQALAEIGRERRVSVSVQSYALAPLILGSTDLICTLPRRFLQRFDQLLDLVDAPIELAPFEMNLFWHSRMSADAAHAWLRQQVLRSAGQAGRPDKLPGPPSD
- a CDS encoding glutathione S-transferase family protein yields the protein MIDFYFHATPNSMKVAVLLQELGLPFTVKPVDIFKGEQHASTFKAINPNAKVPAIVDDGVTVFDSHAILIYLAGKHRAFVPEDRAAYACTLSWLQLVATGLSPFSGQAVHFLHYAPEQLPYAINRYVKEVARHYSVLDERLGQARYLAGDSYTIADMALWGWAASAGYIFGAEGLAAYPHVQRFMDDMAARPAIQRALDMKAAHTFKADLDAQSRKAMFPQNEREDA
- a CDS encoding Calx-beta domain-containing protein, translating into MVFQPVRRVSGTVRRIQLAIATALLYLLMPVIGAYAAPSVYCTTQTATVNQGGSVVFDVTNCDGPSNVGLGSDSSHPAHGTSSLSGQLDGAGTERVTYTHNGDTATSDSFYFFDEDGDTITFNITINPATSASIAVSPASRNEDSGAAFTYTVTLSQTNASSTTVNLTRSGTATSGTDYTGAVSSVVVAANTSTATFAVTPVADATVEADETVTMSVASGSGYSIGSPSSATATILNDDVPTATIAVSPSSVAEDGATNLVYTVTLDQTPTSATSVGFSVGGGATSGVDYAAVSSPLVIAAGQTSGTITINPTADGTVEADETVALTLAAGSGYSVGSPSSATGTILNDDQPSLSINDVSLSEGDAGTSSATFTVSLSQPAGAGGVSFDIATADGTATGGVDYVASSLTGQTIAAGSSSATFTVQVNGDTLNEPNETFFVNVSNVSGASVADAQGQGTIVNDDGQPTLSIDDVSVNEGNSGTTTATFTVSLSAASGQTVSVNYASADGTATAGSDYVARSGTLTFAPGTTAQGVAVTINGDTAIEPSETFSVNLSGASNATIAQATGTGTILNDDGQPSLSINDVSLSEGNAGTSAFTFTVSLSQPAGAGGVSFDIATADGTATAGVDYVAASQAGQTIAAGASSATFTVQVSGDTLNEPNETFFANVTNVSGASVADAQGQGTIVNDDGSPTLSIDDVSVNEGNSGTTTATFTVSLSSASGQTVSVGYASADGTAVAGSDYVAVSGTLTFAPGTTTKTFTVAIVGDTTVEPDEAFSVNLSGASNATIARATGTGTVSNDDAAVTVTVTVAPATLPSATVGSAYSQTLSASGGTAPYSFAITSGTLPSGLSLSGAGVLSGTPTASGNSSFTVTATDSAGSPVSGGRAYTLTISAAPASFVFTPSGGALPEAMVGEDYSQAISASGGSGSLLYSLASGTLPDGLVLNVSTGALTGPLAASATVGDYSFTLQVTDGNSATATASFTLKVKARAVAVTDKVVNVPAGDAPLNVDLTQGATGGPFITSDLVSVSPPNAGTVSIVNGEFAQVGPVGTLGWYLKFIPNPTYKGQVTVSYRLTSALGVSNLGVVVYNVAYEPGEVAEDIDTLVHGFVQTRQNLIATTVAVPGLLDRRQMAEARSPITGRMSPGDTGLTTTFATSLTQLQAAKAHADGVEAGSSDFNAWVNGTFMLHDRDENGGNWGSFGMLSAGADYLLTEHALIGLSLHYDRMVDPTEEDGELTGNGWLAGPYGSFEMADGIYWDTSLLYGGSSNTIDASFWDGEFETSRYMLDTALKGELAFAEGKLSPKLRVVYFSEQVKDYSVDNADGDVMELKGFTTDQLRISVGADYSRQIKLDDGGILTPRVGATAGFSGLDGSGAFGTITAGIAYSPTDAWDLDLGLLVGVEGDGQTSTGAKVGVTGKF